Part of the bacterium genome is shown below.
GCAGCCATGCGACGATGATTTCGGGGGCACTGCCAATCGCCCAGAGGTCGGCGAAAAGCTCCGGGAGATATGGCAGAAGCTCCGGTGCTATTCTGAAATACTCGTGGACTTCATGATTGGTTTTCGTATGCATGCTTCGCCTCAATTGGTAAATAAAGATCAACCACCAAATCATGCTCGGGCGCCGACAGATCGTGCACTTTTTCAAGCTCGTGCGTGTTGCGCCATTGGTATGGACTGTCTTGCACCCAATTCCACAGCTTCATCCACACTTCTTGAATCGTTCCCTCCGGATCGCCGATTAGCTTACACGTGGTGACGGCATACAAACCACCCGGAAAATCCTTGATGGCGATGTCGCCTTCCGCCTGGATTTCCGGGCCGATACTGATCCAAAACTCGTAGCCGTACTCCTTCTGCTCTTTGGAAGGGCTGGGGTTGTTGAAGCCGAAAATGAGATGCTGGTCTCTGTCATCAAGCAACCCCATCGGTTCTGCCCACGCGCGCAACTTCTCCCAGGCGTCGCGTTCGGGTGTTTCGCTGAAAGCGCGGACGCTGGCGACGCGCATCGGCGCCAGCGCCACGAGGTCAACTTGCATCATTTGACTTTTCTTGCCGTTTGTTCCACGCCGCCTTGCTTCAAGATCAAGCTCGCGACGTTGCCGGCCTCATCCTTAACAAACGTGAGATCGGCCTTGACGACTTGCAGGAAATACTCCGTTGCCGAACGCGGAAAGATTTCAAATCTCGGCTGGCCGGTCAATTGCGCAAACAATTGCGCACCTTCCTTGGTAACGGTGATGATCACGCCGGGCGCCAGCTCGTATTCGCCGACATACGCATCATAAACCGCCGGATCGATCTGCGCCGGAGTTTCTTCTTTGAATCTCGGCACCGTGAGCGTTTGTCCGCCTTGCCGATGGATGCCGTGAACGACCTCGCCCTTTTCATTTTTCACGAAGGTGATTTGGGCATCCACCACTTTCCAGAAAAACTCGGTTTCGGAGCGGGGAAAGATTTCAAACTGCGGCTGGCCGGTCAATTGCGCGAGCAGCTTGTTGCCGTCGCGGGTGACCATCAGAATCGCGCCGCCGGGATACTCATACTTTCCCACATAGGCGTCATACAGCTTGGGATCGACCGTCGCCGTCGCGTATGATTCCTGGCTCTTCATTTTCTCCCACAGATAAATCTGCGCAATCTCTCGCGTGAGACCGCCGGGATTCAAATCGCGCCCCGGCGCACAATTCGTCAACACAGTCACCGTCATGTTGTGTTCGGGATAACGCGCCAAGCTGGTGACAAAGCCATGCAGTCCGCCGCCGTGCGCGATTTCTTTGATGCCGCGAAAATCGCTGATCGACCAACCATAGCCGTAGCCATCTCCGGCGGTTTGCGGCTTGCTGCCATCTTTAAGCGTAACCGGCGTGAATGCCGCAGCGAGGTTCTTTTCACTCAGAACGTTGCCATTGAACACCGCTTCATTCCACCGATACAGATCCGTCACCGTTGAATACAGCGCGCCCGCGCCGCCGGCGCGCGACATATCCCAATTTTGCGCCTTTTGAAATTTGCCATCGACGTAAGCATAGCCGGTGGCTTCGTGCGGGAGAACGTCGCTCCAGCGGTGCACATCTGTATCGCTCATGTTGAGCGGCTCGAAAAATGTCTTCTTGAGATAAGCCGCATAAGGCTCGTTCGCGAGTTTACTGACGAGGTATCCGAGCAGAAAATAGCCGGAGTTGTTGTACCGCCATTGCGCGCCGGGATCGAAATCATACTTGTCGTTTTTGAAGCTCGCGATCAGACTTTCAGGCTTGACTTCGACCGTGACGGTTTGCATGAAATCCGGCTTGCTGGTGTAACTGTGAATGCCAGAAGTGTGCGTCAACAAATGGTGAATGGTCACTTCATTGCCGCGCGGATAATCCGGGAGAAATTTTGAGAGAGTATCTTGCACGCTGAGCAGGCCGGCCTCCTGCAATTTCAGAATCGCGGAGGCGGTGAATTGCTTCGTAATCGAGCCGATGCGGAATTTGGTTTCCGTCGTGACCGGCACACGATGTTCGAGGTTCGCGAAGCCGAAGCCTTTCTGATAAATGATGTTACCGTTTTGCGCCACCAGCACCGCGGCGCCCGGCGTTTCTCCCGCGGTTGCGTCCGTGAAAAGCGCATCGACAAGCGTTTCCGGGGCCGGCATGGCGATCTTTGGATCTGCGCCCTTTTCCAGCAGCAGTTTGGCAGCGCCTTCACGACCGTTGATTTTGGCGGAATGCAAAGCCGTCAATCCAAATTTGGTTTTGCTGTTGGCGTCCGCGCCATGCGTCAACAGCAACTTGAGCGCATCAAGATTGCCGCGCTCGGTATAGGAAATCAGTTTCTCTGTGAACAATGTGGGACCGATCACGCGCGCGCAAAATCCCCAGGCCTGCTGCATATCCTGAACTTTGAGCAGGAGCTGATTCTTTCCTTTTTTGAACGAAAGAGAAAAAAGATCGTCGTCCTTGACCACCGCCCGCCCAATCCAATTTTCATGCACCAGTTGGCCGTTCAACCAGACTTTGACGCCGTCGTCGCTGCCCAATGCCATGAGCATGGTCTTTGCCTCCGGCGCGTTGATCTCTGCCCAAGCATAGGCAACAACAAAGTCGGAATCCCCAAAGGTTTGCGTCAAATCCACGATGTCTTGCGGTGCTTGCACGAAGCGCCACTCGTATTTTTTCCCGCCAATTTGCTGGTTTTGGCCGGGTTTAACGGCGGCAAGCTTGGGATTGATGAATTCAACACCAAAGGCCTTTTTCTGCGTTTCTTGATCTTCAGGTTTGGGTTTGACCGGGGAAATCGGCAGTGGCCCCAACACCAACCATTTGGTCATGAACTGGTCGGGCTGCAAGCCGGCATAAGACGCGGTCTCTTGCGAAGCCGAACGCTGCGCCGGGTTTTGGGCTTGTACTTGAATATTCGTCAAAACGAATATTGCGCAGAGTGCGAAGATGAAGAGAAGCGCGGATTGATTGCGTTTGAGAGACATGATTCCCTTCCTTTCGATTATGATGGCTCTGTTACGGTTAGATAGAAATGTCATCCCGCCGTGGCGGGAACTTGTTTCTAACCAGCACTGTACTCAGTCGGAACAAGATGTTTCCAGCATGACATGGGTGGTTGTCCACCAATAACTGAGAGATTCCTTTCAATTGCTGATTTTAATGTCAATCAGCTTTTTGACGTGCTCGACGTCTTTCGGAGATTTGACTTCAATGCGAATGCCGCGGCCTTCTGCATATTTTCGCGCCTTTCTGAGTTCGTTTTTGAGAGCTTCCGGCAAATCACTTTTCTCAACCGCGGCCACGGCTTTATCGCCGAATACAAAAGCCAGCCGGAAAAGTCCTTGCAATGGAGTGAAGAAAAAGAGATTGCGCTTCTTGAGTAGAACCTTCAAAGTCCAGCCGGATTTGGCGTTGTAGAACTTCCATTCTTCCGTGAAGTCGCCGTGCTTTTGCATGATGTGTTGCTTGAGCGCTTCCCAGAAAGTGGCATTTTCGCCGAGCACACGTGCGAGTCGGTTGCCGTCCGGTTGGATCGACTTGTCCATAAATACATTCGTCTCCATAGAGTATTCTTCCCTTTGCATGTTGTAAGTCTGCGTTAGGACTACTGGCGCAGCAACAAACCGGCGACCGGCATCAGGATCATCACAAAGAAAACCGCGCCCATCACCCAATTCAGCCATTTCTTCTCCGGGTGATTCACCCAATAAAACAGAATCACGGAAAGCAGCAGCGCTTGCGGCACGACTTCCAACCAACCTACTAATTGATCCAATATCGGAATGCGGGTATAAATCATGCCTTCGATGGATCCCGGTGGCGGCCCAAAAGTCGAGAGAATGCCCAATGCCACCAATAACCACCATAAGATCAGCCAGCCGTTTTTCCTTCCGAACA
Proteins encoded:
- a CDS encoding GyrI-like domain-containing protein; amino-acid sequence: MALAPMRVASVRAFSETPERDAWEKLRAWAEPMGLLDDRDQHLIFGFNNPSPSKEQKEYGYEFWISIGPEIQAEGDIAIKDFPGGLYAVTTCKLIGDPEGTIQEVWMKLWNWVQDSPYQWRNTHELEKVHDLSAPEHDLVVDLYLPIEAKHAYENQS
- a CDS encoding serine hydrolase, which codes for MSLKRNQSALLFIFALCAIFVLTNIQVQAQNPAQRSASQETASYAGLQPDQFMTKWLVLGPLPISPVKPKPEDQETQKKAFGVEFINPKLAAVKPGQNQQIGGKKYEWRFVQAPQDIVDLTQTFGDSDFVVAYAWAEINAPEAKTMLMALGSDDGVKVWLNGQLVHENWIGRAVVKDDDLFSLSFKKGKNQLLLKVQDMQQAWGFCARVIGPTLFTEKLISYTERGNLDALKLLLTHGADANSKTKFGLTALHSAKINGREGAAKLLLEKGADPKIAMPAPETLVDALFTDATAGETPGAAVLVAQNGNIIYQKGFGFANLEHRVPVTTETKFRIGSITKQFTASAILKLQEAGLLSVQDTLSKFLPDYPRGNEVTIHHLLTHTSGIHSYTSKPDFMQTVTVEVKPESLIASFKNDKYDFDPGAQWRYNNSGYFLLGYLVSKLANEPYAAYLKKTFFEPLNMSDTDVHRWSDVLPHEATGYAYVDGKFQKAQNWDMSRAGGAGALYSTVTDLYRWNEAVFNGNVLSEKNLAAAFTPVTLKDGSKPQTAGDGYGYGWSISDFRGIKEIAHGGGLHGFVTSLARYPEHNMTVTVLTNCAPGRDLNPGGLTREIAQIYLWEKMKSQESYATATVDPKLYDAYVGKYEYPGGAILMVTRDGNKLLAQLTGQPQFEIFPRSETEFFWKVVDAQITFVKNEKGEVVHGIHRQGGQTLTVPRFKEETPAQIDPAVYDAYVGEYELAPGVIITVTKEGAQLFAQLTGQPRFEIFPRSATEYFLQVVKADLTFVKDEAGNVASLILKQGGVEQTARKVK
- a CDS encoding DUF3788 domain-containing protein translates to MAELGDGRGFLCDDPDAGRRFVAAPVVLTQTYNMQREEYSMETNVFMDKSIQPDGNRLARVLGENATFWEALKQHIMQKHGDFTEEWKFYNAKSGWTLKVLLKKRNLFFFTPLQGLFRLAFVFGDKAVAAVEKSDLPEALKNELRKARKYAEGRGIRIEVKSPKDVEHVKKLIDIKISN